TGGCCTTGTAGGTGATGATGAGCTCGAGGTTATTGTCGGCAAGCGTGGCGTGCTCAAAACGGTCGAGAAAAGCAAAAAAAACGGCTCCACCACCAACGAATGGCTCAACGTAGTTGTTGAACGATTCAGGGAGTCGTTTTTCTATTTCAACAAGAAGCTGGCGCTTCCCGCCTACCCATTTCAAAAACGGGGAGGGTTTGTCTTTGATTGTCATAGCCTTGGTCGGATTTGTTGCTGGCGTGGTGGAACACAAAACCCACCGCCAGCTTGGTGTCTTTCGACACACGTACCCCTTTCGAGGTACGACCGACCAAGGCTTACTGAACGGTGGGTTCAATGCCTTGGTCGGTTTTTGTGCCATGCCCAGCGATTCGCTGGGGTTAGGCTATTGAGTTGTCAGAATGAACAGTTGAGCTATTTCTCCATCAGTTTCAATACGTCACGCTTTCTGTACCTACGATCACCTCGTGATCCAAAGCGCACGGCCACAAGGATGCCCTTGTTGTCCCAGTTGCGCAAGGTGTTGGGATGACAATGCAACAAATCAGCCGCTTCCTTGAGAGTCAGGAGCTCGTCGTCGAGCTTTTTTGGCTCTCCGTGAGTTGACCGATCTTGCATATCTGATAACTTACCATAAGTTGACAATCATCTGCAATCTATGGCGGGCACAGGAAGTTTCGATCCTACAACCTTACTGATGAAGTTCGACCCCTTGCTACTTGGCGAGTTCGCTAAAAAGCAAGAGCTGGATTTTATTATACACGATGGTGAAGACGAGGAGGTTCGTGCCGACCGATTTTTAGGAGTTATTGATAATCAAAACAAACAAAAACACGGCGAAGTTCTCACGGCACTCAATGATATAAGCGACATGTCGGGGTGGGCATCCGTAGAGTACTTACAAATAACTGCGGAGCGTTTGCAAAAGCAAGTGGACTGGGACGTGTACGATGAACTTCCAAACCACCACTCAAGAGCCCTTTGGTTCTTCCTCAATCACGAGGACATTTTCAACACATCGGTGGATGAGCATGAGCTTGATAACATTTGTAGTTGGAAAAGCGTCGTTGTCCCAGATGTGGATGTGGCAACGTTGACCAACGGCATCACTACGCTTGAGCAAGCTATACAAGAAATGTTTACATTTGGACGGCGAAAAACACGATGCAAAATCAAGCTTATCGAAAAGCCAGATCGCATCTGCATGGTGGCCTATGTGGAGGATCGGTTTGTAAATGATTTGAAGTTTGAGGAGGACGACAAGCTCAAGCCAGATACACCTCGGCGCCCTATTTTGCGGGCGTATATTCAGTACTGGCTTGAGGACAAAAAGCTCGAGGTGAAAATCAAGGGAGGTCAACCGAAAGTAGAGGGTCTCCATCGAGCCGTCGTGGAAGATGTGCTTGAATTACGCTATGAAGACTGCAAAACGTGCTCGTACAAGCTAGGTGTTCTCGCCTCGCTTGATCCTGATCCGTTGTCCGTTGCAGAGGAACAAAATGTAGATTCGGTTGAACTCAAAGCGATGAACCTACGCTACCGACCAAACGGGAGTAAGCTGCACCTGACCATTGGATCGGACTCAAAAGGTGGAGTGGAAAGCATGAAAAGCGCACTCAAATATCGCAATATAAACTTTGATTTCTTTGATATTCTACAAGCAAAGATCAAGGTCGTATTCAAAATCAATGGAAAAAATCGCCCTGTGACTTTCGATGTCACGCATGGCAAAGGTCATAACCTCAAGAGTCGAGAGCAAGATATGTTGGTGCGAAAACTCCTCATCAAGTGGGGTATTGATACCGTAGATGTACTATGAGGAAGGATTTGCGTCAGGTATTCCAACTTTTCAGCCCCTATGGGACGCATGTGGGCTATCGCTCGCTGGTGGATCTTATCGGGCAAGATGCCCTCGATGCACTCGTGACGATAAAACTCCTTGCGCCGACGCAGCGTCGCCAAGAATCCTTTTGCGAGTCGTGCGACGATACACACTTGCTCCCCGTCCATACCGATGAGTCAGGAGCGCCGTTTATCGCCTGTTCTCAAAGCACGGATCGTCAGTATCTCGACCCAAACGACATACTCGCTTACAGCCTCAATGTGCGGCGACTCCTCGATCTTTTTCTTGATGCCGAAGGTGTGGAGCCTACACAGGTCAACATCAAGCAGGATGGCGTTTTTTGGGAGCTGGGGAGCGTTGAACTCGCACAGGGAGTGCAACATCTGTTTTTTATCTGCGGACTCGATGAACTCACGGAGGAAAATGTCAGATATGCCCGTTCACGCAACAATGCCGCCATTCTGTTTGTGAGCGACCATGAAAGGGTCGCCTCTACTGTTGAGGTGCATACCGTTCCATTGCTCAACCTCATTGATGAAGTAGATGCGGAAGGTTTGCAACTTGACGAGACTGCCGAGGAAACCCACTTCCGTCGGGACTATGCCGTTGATAATGAGAAATCAATCAAGCTCGATGAGCACATCATCTTGATGCTGGAGGAGAAAAAACTGTTGTTCCAAAACAAGGGTCTCGGGCAGTTTGCTGGGAAACTACCAGTAAACGCCCAAGTGGTACGCATGATCGAGTTTCTATACAACGCACGGTATAAGAACGATCCAACGGTTGAACTATCAATCCTCGCAAATAGGTTTGCCAGCGATCACAAAGGCACGATTTCCACGTACAAGAAGCAAGTCAATGGTGCGGCAGTCAGCTATGGAACCAAGGAAGTCATTGGAAAAGACGGACGGGATCGATATCGTTTGAACCCTTGCCTTGATTGCTGCAAATAGGACACTCATTCGAGTGATTGTTCGACCAGTTACTCGAACGAAGCGAAAACGAGAAACGACCACACAGAAAAACTCCAAGAACTGGGGCTTTTTTTGTTTTTACTTCCCCACAGTTTTCAAGATTTGACACACCCGCAACTTGTACAGCCGCATGGAAAGCAGAGGAGTGAGAGACCGAAAAAAACACATGCGTAACTATCTGCTTCACAATATCAAACGACGCCACACCTACGACTCCAAGGAGATCGCAGCATTGTTGGACGTTGACCGTAAAACCATACAGCGGTGGATGAAGCTGGGTCTCAAGCCGATCATGCCAAACAAGAAGCCGCTACTGTTCTACGGCCAAGTACTCTACGACTTCATCAAAACGATGCGTGCGGATCGGAAAGTACCGCTCGCAGAGGATGAGTTCTTTTGCCTCTCGTGCAAGCAGGCGGTCAGGGCAAAACCTGATACCGAACGACTCGAAACGACAGGCAAACGGATCGGAAAAAAGAACGTGGAACAGTACAGCAAAATGGGTCGTTGCGAGGTCTGCAACGGAAAACTCTCCCGTCTGCTCAAGCCACTCCCAAAAGGATTGATGGATTCTCAATAACATAACGTATATGTCCCAATCACAACAAACCAACAAATCAACTAAAACGAAGGAGGAAATCCGCTACGAGAATGAGCTCGTAAAACGACAGTATTTCGACTACCTCAAAGAGT
The Candidatus Uhrbacteria bacterium CG10_big_fil_rev_8_21_14_0_10_50_16 DNA segment above includes these coding regions:
- a CDS encoding DNA-binding protein codes for the protein MQDRSTHGEPKKLDDELLTLKEAADLLHCHPNTLRNWDNKGILVAVRFGSRGDRRYRKRDVLKLMEK